Proteins found in one Dermochelys coriacea isolate rDerCor1 chromosome 17, rDerCor1.pri.v4, whole genome shotgun sequence genomic segment:
- the ABHD15 gene encoding LOW QUALITY PROTEIN: protein ABHD15 (The sequence of the model RefSeq protein was modified relative to this genomic sequence to represent the inferred CDS: deleted 1 base in 1 codon; substituted 1 base at 1 genomic stop codon): MGRLALKQTHYLLSNEGGXCRAHAGGSRRHFFPSRERHLMLALGSLGAGALALALLCLLAKELWGPGRGPAGAGEEEDGDDVIGEEGHGAGRCRLICKPSALAQSLLRSLQRGAALQSGRWLWRTWPQLQTMFQLLFPPAHQPELARELLQLADGGLVALDWVLGPRGAGKRSRATTAFGTAPVLLVLPNASGKVTRGVLHLCLLALEQGYKPVIFNRRGHNGSPLASLKLQAFGDPGDLKEAVTYIRARQPGSSLCAVSEGSGSGLLLSYLGECGSSSYLAAAACISPVFRCQEWLETGCPWLYEWSLLLHQKRGLSRYATALAEVVQTGRLFRSRSLREFEETLFCQTKKHPISWDAYWDRNEPLRDADEAAVPVLCICGADDPVRGPPASTLPMELFHSSPYFFLLLTPHGGHCGFLREGPCSWSHRMTLEYFLAVAEFFRAEERLKGLHRCRRGVLRKREASSTACHLQIFSWQRSYTR, translated from the exons ATGGGCAGGCTCGCCCTCAAACAAACCCATTATTTGCTAAGTAACGAGGGGGGCTGATGCAGAGCCCATGCA GGGGGCTCCAGGAGACACTTCTTCCCTAGCAGGGAAAGGCACCTGATGCTGGCACTAGGCAGCCTTGGGGCTGGGGCCTTGGCTTtagctcttctctgcctcctagcCAAGGAGCTCTGGGGGCCAGGCCGGGGGCCGGCGGGTGCAGGCGAGGAAGAAGATGGGGACGATGTcattggggaggaggggcacgGGGCAGGGCGCTGCAGGCTCATCTGCAAACCCTCGGCCCTGGCCCAGAGCCTGCTGAGGAGCCTGCAGCGGGGCGCTGCCCTGCAGAGCGGGCGCTGGCTGTGGAGGACCTGGCCTCAGCTCCAGACCATGTTccagctcctcttcccccctgcccaccaGCCGGAGCTGGCCCGGGAGCTCCTGCAGCTGGCTGATGGGGGTCTGGTCGCCCTGGACTGGGTCCTGGGGCCCCGTGGTGCCGGCAAGCGGAGTAGAGCGACCACTGCCTTTGGCACCGCCCCGGTGCTGCTTGTCCTCCCCAATGCCTCCGGCAAGGTCACCAGGGGCGTCCTGCACCTCTGCCTGCTGGCCTTGGAGCAGGGCTACAAGCCTGTCATCTTCAACCGCAGGGGGCACAATGGCAGCCCGCTTGCCAGCCTGAAGCTGCAGGCCTTCGGGGACCCAGGCGACCTCAAGGAGGCAGTGACATACATCCGTGCGCGGCAGCCAGGTTCCTCGCTCTGTGCTGTGAGTGAGGGCTCGGGCTCCGGCCTGCTCCTCTCCTACCTGGGGGAGTGCGGCTCCTCCAGCTACCTGGCTGCAGCAGCTTGCATCTCGCCCGTGTTCAGGTGCCAGGAGTGGTTGGAGACCGGGTGCCCCTGGCTATATGAGTGGAGTCTGCTCCTGCACCAGAAACGAGgcctcagcag GTATGCCACCGCGCTGGCAGAGGTTGTGCAGACGGGCAGGCTGTTCAGGAGCCGCTCACTCCGGGAATTCGAGGAAACCCTCTTCTGCCAGACCAAGAAGCACCCCATCTCCTGGGATGCTTACTGGGATCGCAACGAGCCCCTCCGGGATGCGGACGAGGCAGCCGTCCCGGTCCTGTGCATCTGCGGCGCCGATGACCCCGTCCGGGGACCTCCGGCCAGCACCCTCCCCATGGAGCTCTTCCACAGCAGCCCCTACTTCTTCCTGCTGCTGACGCCGCACGGCGGGCACTGCGGCTTCCTGAGGGAGGGACCCTGCTCCTGGAGCCACAGGATGACGCTGGAGTACTTCCTGGCTGTCGCCGAGTTCTTCCGGgcagaggagaggctgaaggggcTGCACCGGTGCAGGAGGGGCGTCCTGCGGAAGAGAGAGGCCTCCTCCACCGCCTGCCAcctccagatcttcagctggcagAGGTCCTACACGAGGTAG